The following are from one region of the Mucilaginibacter terrenus genome:
- a CDS encoding segregation and condensation protein A, protein MTDDSFAIKLPQFEGPFDLLLFFIERDELDVHDIPIAKITDDFLNYIHQMTVLNMELASEFIFVAATLMRIKAKMLLPRHSEAGEENELDTKEGLIRKLIEYKKFKEVCEQLRPFEDERFKQERRGNIKTDLEQVEKVAVPGEELSDINLYKLMTVYNRVMQQFMTRTEPVTHTVVQYPYTIEQQKQAINNLLQINKRLDFKSIADKSENKVHFVYNFLAVLEMLQQELIDIQVGLGFNNFWIAPRGE, encoded by the coding sequence ATGACGGATGACAGTTTTGCCATAAAGTTGCCGCAGTTTGAAGGCCCCTTCGACCTGCTGCTGTTCTTTATAGAACGCGACGAACTGGACGTGCATGACATCCCCATCGCTAAGATAACCGATGATTTCCTGAACTACATCCACCAGATGACGGTGCTGAACATGGAGCTGGCCAGCGAGTTTATTTTTGTTGCGGCCACGCTCATGCGGATAAAAGCGAAAATGCTGCTGCCGCGGCACAGCGAAGCAGGTGAAGAAAACGAATTGGACACAAAGGAAGGCCTCATTCGCAAGCTGATAGAATACAAAAAGTTTAAGGAAGTGTGTGAGCAGCTGCGCCCGTTTGAAGATGAACGCTTTAAGCAGGAACGCAGGGGTAACATCAAAACTGATCTGGAACAGGTTGAGAAAGTGGCCGTACCTGGCGAAGAGTTGTCTGATATTAACCTGTATAAACTCATGACGGTTTACAACAGGGTGATGCAGCAATTTATGACCCGCACCGAACCGGTAACCCATACCGTTGTACAATACCCCTACACCATTGAGCAGCAAAAGCAGGCAATAAACAACCTGCTGCAAATAAATAAACGGCTGGACTTTAAGAGCATTGCCGATAAAAGCGAGAACAAAGTGCATTTTGTGTACAATTTTTTGGCGGTGCTGGAGATGCTGCAGCAAGAACTGATAGATATACAGGTAGGGCTCGGCTTCAACAATTTTTGGATAGCGCCGAGGGGCGAGTAA
- a CDS encoding serine hydroxymethyltransferase, whose product MKRDKIIFKLLDEEQQRQEEGIELIASENFVSKQVMEAAGSVATNKYAEGLPGKRYYGGCEIVDEIETIAIERAKQLFNAEWANVQPHSGAQANAAVMLACLQPGDKILGFDLSHGGHLTHGSPVNFSGKLYEPHFYGVKRETGYIDYEQLKEVALREKPKLIVCGASAYSRDWDYAFIRQVADEVGALVLADISHPSGLIARGLLTDPLPHCHIVTTTTHKTLRGPRGGLILLGKDFENPWGLKTPKGEVRMMSNLLDMAVFPGTQGGPLEHIIAAKAIAFGEALSDSYMKYIVQVKLNAAAMAKAFVDRGYEIISGGTDNHLMLIDLRNKNISGKAAEKALGEADITINKNMVPFDDKSPFVTSGIRVGTAAITTRGLKEKHMEAIVQLIDDVLKSPEDETVLKKVRKKVHKLMADHPLYSDKHLN is encoded by the coding sequence ATGAAAAGAGACAAAATAATATTCAAATTACTAGACGAGGAACAGCAACGCCAGGAAGAAGGTATTGAACTGATAGCATCCGAGAACTTCGTGAGCAAACAAGTGATGGAAGCCGCCGGCTCGGTAGCAACCAACAAATACGCCGAAGGCCTTCCGGGCAAACGCTACTATGGTGGCTGTGAAATAGTCGACGAGATAGAGACCATTGCTATTGAGCGCGCAAAACAGCTTTTCAACGCCGAGTGGGCAAACGTGCAGCCACATAGTGGTGCACAGGCTAACGCCGCAGTAATGCTGGCCTGCCTGCAGCCAGGCGACAAGATATTAGGGTTCGACCTTTCGCATGGTGGCCACCTTACCCATGGCTCACCGGTAAACTTCTCCGGTAAGTTATACGAACCCCACTTTTACGGTGTGAAGAGAGAAACCGGTTATATTGATTATGAGCAGCTGAAAGAGGTAGCACTGCGCGAGAAACCGAAGCTGATCGTATGTGGCGCTTCCGCCTATTCACGTGATTGGGACTACGCTTTTATTCGCCAGGTAGCTGATGAAGTAGGTGCGTTGGTACTGGCAGATATATCTCATCCGTCGGGCCTTATTGCACGTGGCTTGTTAACAGACCCGCTTCCGCATTGCCATATAGTAACTACCACTACGCATAAGACCTTGCGCGGCCCACGTGGCGGCCTTATCTTATTAGGCAAAGACTTTGAGAACCCATGGGGACTTAAAACACCCAAGGGTGAAGTAAGAATGATGTCGAACCTCCTAGACATGGCTGTTTTCCCCGGCACACAAGGCGGCCCTCTGGAGCACATCATAGCTGCTAAAGCAATAGCCTTCGGCGAAGCATTAAGCGACAGCTACATGAAGTATATTGTTCAGGTAAAGCTGAACGCCGCAGCAATGGCCAAAGCTTTTGTTGACAGGGGTTACGAGATCATCTCAGGAGGAACAGATAACCACCTTATGCTTATCGACCTAAGGAACAAGAACATCAGCGGCAAAGCTGCTGAGAAGGCTTTGGGCGAGGCAGACATCACCATCAATAAAAACATGGTGCCTTTTGATGACAAATCTCCATTTGTTACATCGGGTATACGTGTAGGCACAGCGGCTATAACTACACGAGGCCTTAAAGAGAAGCACATGGAAGCCATTGTGCAATTGATAGATGATGTATTAAAAAGCCCTGAAGACGAAACTGTTTTGAAGAAAGTTCGTAAAAAGGTGCACAAGCTGATGGCAGATCATCCATTATATAGCGACAAGCATTTAAACTAA
- a CDS encoding TlpA disulfide reductase family protein, which yields MKIILYLIFAFPVIVRAQQTYRVSGQVDELQDGDKIYFSYHLDGELHKDSTVAKNHRFTFFGKINKQAKGSLSARENPFSDIDILHNSLTLYVEPGQINVISKDSLKYALITGTTNNNDYTELTAILKPYYKELRNVNDSFDKLSPEQQKNVDNIAQQRKQYYAVLAQMAPLKMAFVARHPNSYISFATLRDMLNQWDANSIDSAFNTLAPGLKNSSEAKSFALKLASAKRSALGTTAPNFLLPDAKGQLTSLQDYRGKYVLIDFWASWCLPCRQENPNVKAAFERFKNKNFTVLSLSIDDSGARKSWLKAISEDGLPWPQLLDATKKVHDSYGVTYIPANFLIDPNGKIIAKNLKDTALTDKLSELLNK from the coding sequence ATGAAGATTATTTTATACCTAATATTTGCTTTTCCGGTCATTGTTCGCGCACAGCAGACCTATCGGGTAAGCGGCCAAGTTGATGAACTGCAGGACGGAGATAAGATATATTTCTCTTACCACCTGGACGGAGAATTACACAAGGATTCCACGGTAGCTAAAAACCATAGATTCACTTTCTTTGGCAAAATAAACAAGCAAGCAAAAGGCTCACTGTCTGCCCGTGAAAATCCTTTTTCAGACATTGACATCTTACATAACAGCCTTACGCTTTATGTCGAACCCGGGCAAATAAATGTTATAAGTAAAGACTCGCTTAAATATGCTCTTATTACAGGGACGACCAATAACAACGATTATACGGAGTTGACAGCCATTTTAAAGCCTTACTACAAAGAGTTACGCAATGTTAACGACAGCTTTGATAAGCTATCACCCGAACAACAGAAAAACGTAGACAATATAGCTCAGCAACGAAAACAGTATTATGCAGTACTGGCGCAAATGGCTCCGCTAAAAATGGCGTTTGTTGCCCGGCACCCTAATTCGTATATTAGCTTTGCAACCTTACGAGACATGCTGAACCAATGGGATGCTAACAGTATAGACAGTGCATTTAACACCTTGGCGCCGGGGTTAAAAAACAGCTCCGAAGCAAAAAGCTTTGCTCTAAAGCTGGCATCAGCAAAACGGTCTGCTTTAGGAACAACTGCACCCAACTTTTTACTTCCCGACGCGAAAGGGCAGCTAACCAGTTTGCAGGATTACCGGGGTAAATATGTGTTAATTGATTTTTGGGCATCATGGTGCCTGCCATGCAGACAGGAAAACCCGAATGTAAAGGCGGCATTCGAACGTTTTAAAAACAAAAACTTCACTGTATTAAGTTTGTCTATAGATGATTCCGGCGCGCGTAAGTCCTGGCTTAAGGCAATAAGCGAAGACGGCTTACCCTGGCCCCAACTTTTAGATGCCACGAAGAAAGTACATGATAGCTATGGCGTTACTTACATCCCCGCTAATTTCCTCATTGATCCGAATGGAAAAATAATAGCAAAGAATTTAAAAGACACCGCACTTACTGATAAGTTAAGCGAGTTGCTGAATAAGTAG
- a CDS encoding sterol desaturase family protein, translating into MEQIAKFFIVALTASVLRYFVIAGLTFFLFYKLFYKRLTSYKIQKKEAAKADFIRDILHSLQTTLVFAAIACVVFLTPVKQITQIPPAGEELPLWWVLLSVPLSLLVHDAYFYWMHRLLHHPALFRHTHLLHHKSTNPSPWSSYSFHFLEAVAEGLVLFVVVAVMPMNAVSISLFILAGFVINVYGHLGYEIAPLWLRKTWLFELVNTSVHHNFHHSKFKGNYGLYLRFWDRTMGTEHPDYVKEYDRVQAQRIAAKQNAGEAANQSAGMMAEV; encoded by the coding sequence ATGGAACAAATAGCAAAATTTTTTATAGTGGCTTTAACCGCATCGGTGCTGCGGTACTTTGTTATTGCAGGCTTAACCTTTTTCCTTTTTTATAAGCTTTTTTATAAACGCCTTACTTCATACAAGATTCAGAAGAAAGAGGCTGCCAAGGCTGATTTCATACGCGATATTTTGCACTCGCTGCAAACCACACTGGTGTTTGCTGCTATAGCGTGCGTAGTATTTTTAACTCCCGTAAAGCAGATAACGCAAATACCGCCAGCGGGTGAAGAACTGCCTTTATGGTGGGTGCTATTGAGCGTGCCATTGAGCCTCCTGGTGCACGACGCTTATTTTTACTGGATGCACCGCCTGCTGCACCATCCGGCATTGTTCAGGCATACGCACCTGCTGCATCATAAATCTACCAATCCATCGCCATGGAGTTCCTACTCCTTCCATTTCCTGGAGGCTGTTGCTGAAGGGCTGGTGTTATTTGTAGTTGTAGCGGTAATGCCGATGAATGCTGTTTCTATCAGCTTATTTATCCTTGCTGGTTTTGTTATTAATGTATATGGGCATTTGGGTTATGAGATAGCCCCGTTATGGCTCAGGAAAACGTGGTTGTTCGAGTTGGTCAACACTTCGGTTCACCACAATTTTCATCATAGTAAGTTTAAAGGAAATTATGGCTTGTACTTGCGTTTTTGGGACCGCACAATGGGCACCGAACACCCGGATTACGTAAAAGAATACGACAGGGTACAGGCGCAGCGTATAGCGGCTAAGCAGAACGCAGGAGAAGCGGCAAATCAATCTGCCGGCATGATGGCCGAAGTTTAA
- the dxs gene encoding 1-deoxy-D-xylulose-5-phosphate synthase yields MQVPAGELLSKIAFPSDLKQLTEDELEQVCNELRQYIIDVVSVNGGHFAASLGTVELTVALQYVLNTPYDQLVWDVGHQAYGHKILTGRRDTFHTNRIHGGISGFPKRSESVYDTFGVGHSSTSISAALGMAVASQYKGETDRQHVAVIGDGAMTAGMAFEALNHAGIENSNLLVILNDNNMSIDPNVGALKEYLTDITTSKPYNRFRDDIANVLTKISSIGPDAFKIAKKLEKSIKGTLLKRSNFFEALKFRYFGPVDGHDVKHLVKLLQDLRNIPGPKLLHCITVKGKGYALAEKDQTKWHAPGLFDKITGEIKKTKYDKPQPPKYQDVFGHTIIELAEANSKIMGITPAMPSGCSLNLMMKAMPNRAFDVGIAEQHAVTFSAGLATQGLTPFCNIYSSFMQRAYDQVIHDVAIQKLNVVFCLDRAGIAGADGPTHHGAYDLAYMRSIPNMTVSAPMNEEELRNLMYTAQLDNMGPFSIRYPRGNGVMVDWQRPFKAIPVGKGRKICDGEDVAILSIGTIGNEVVKATAMLNEEGYYPAHYDLRFVKPLDEALLHEVFSKYGHVITVEDGCLEGGMGSAVLEFMADNKYHATTVVRLGMPDQVIEHGEQPELWADCGYDAASIAAKVRALDIKRNKHTIAS; encoded by the coding sequence ATGCAGGTACCCGCCGGTGAATTGTTAAGTAAGATCGCTTTTCCTTCTGATCTGAAACAGCTTACAGAAGATGAACTAGAACAGGTTTGTAACGAGCTTCGCCAGTACATTATTGATGTAGTGTCGGTAAACGGGGGGCACTTTGCCGCAAGTTTGGGTACGGTAGAACTTACGGTTGCATTGCAATACGTATTGAATACGCCATACGATCAGTTGGTATGGGACGTTGGCCACCAGGCTTATGGGCACAAAATACTTACCGGACGCAGAGATACTTTTCATACCAACCGTATACATGGGGGCATAAGCGGCTTTCCAAAGCGCTCAGAAAGTGTGTATGATACTTTTGGGGTTGGTCACTCATCAACTTCGATATCGGCTGCTTTGGGCATGGCTGTAGCCTCTCAATATAAAGGAGAGACCGACCGCCAGCACGTGGCTGTAATTGGCGATGGCGCCATGACAGCGGGTATGGCTTTTGAGGCTTTAAACCATGCGGGTATAGAGAACAGCAACCTGCTGGTGATACTTAACGACAATAACATGTCGATAGACCCTAACGTGGGCGCGCTTAAAGAGTACCTTACAGACATTACCACTTCTAAGCCTTATAACCGTTTTAGGGATGATATAGCCAACGTGCTTACCAAAATATCGTCTATTGGCCCTGATGCGTTTAAGATAGCTAAGAAGCTTGAAAAGAGCATAAAGGGTACCTTACTTAAACGGAGCAACTTTTTTGAAGCGCTTAAATTCAGGTACTTTGGACCGGTTGACGGGCATGATGTTAAACACCTGGTAAAATTGCTGCAGGACCTGCGCAACATACCTGGCCCTAAGCTGCTGCATTGCATTACGGTTAAAGGTAAGGGATACGCACTGGCCGAAAAGGACCAAACCAAGTGGCACGCACCCGGCTTGTTCGATAAGATCACCGGGGAGATTAAAAAAACAAAGTACGACAAACCACAGCCTCCTAAATACCAGGACGTTTTTGGGCATACAATAATAGAACTGGCCGAAGCTAACTCTAAAATAATGGGCATCACCCCGGCCATGCCGTCGGGATGTTCACTTAACCTGATGATGAAGGCTATGCCAAACCGCGCATTTGACGTGGGTATAGCCGAACAGCACGCGGTTACTTTTTCTGCCGGTCTAGCTACACAGGGGCTTACGCCTTTTTGTAACATTTACAGCAGCTTTATGCAGCGCGCTTACGACCAGGTGATACATGACGTTGCTATACAAAAGCTTAACGTGGTGTTTTGCCTTGACCGCGCCGGTATTGCCGGCGCCGACGGCCCAACGCACCATGGCGCATACGATCTTGCTTATATGCGCAGCATCCCTAATATGACGGTATCTGCACCAATGAACGAGGAAGAACTGCGCAACCTGATGTATACAGCTCAACTGGACAATATGGGCCCGTTTAGCATCCGTTACCCACGTGGCAACGGTGTTATGGTAGACTGGCAGCGTCCTTTCAAAGCTATACCTGTTGGTAAGGGCCGTAAGATATGCGACGGGGAGGATGTCGCTATCCTTTCTATCGGAACTATTGGTAATGAAGTGGTTAAAGCTACCGCTATGCTAAATGAGGAAGGCTACTACCCTGCCCATTACGACCTGCGCTTTGTTAAGCCACTTGATGAAGCCTTATTACACGAGGTTTTCAGCAAATACGGTCACGTAATTACCGTTGAGGATGGCTGTCTGGAAGGTGGCATGGGCAGCGCGGTGCTGGAGTTTATGGCAGATAATAAATACCATGCTACAACTGTAGTTAGGTTAGGTATGCCAGACCAGGTGATAGAGCATGGTGAACAGCCGGAACTATGGGCCGACTGCGGTTACGATGCGGCATCTATTGCCGCCAAAGTGCGCGCGCTGGATATAAAACGCAACAAACATACAATAGCATCTTAA
- a CDS encoding SDR family NAD(P)-dependent oxidoreductase: MEQKTKIALVTGGSRGLGKDMALRLAEKGLDVVLTYNSQQQDALAVVAQIESTGRKAAALQLNVSDTKSFVTFTEQLQQVLQNTFNTNRIDFLINNAGTALYVPIAEMTEEAFDEVMNVHYKGVYFLTQKLLPVLNDGGGIINISSGLTRVSAPGSSAYASMKGAIEVFTRYLAKELGARGIRANAVAPGAVMTDFGGGHLRGNEQLKQYISSVTALGRLGVAEDIGGVVAFLCTEDARWVNAQRIEASGGMQV, translated from the coding sequence ATGGAACAAAAAACTAAGATAGCCCTAGTAACCGGCGGCAGCCGCGGGTTGGGCAAAGATATGGCCTTACGTTTGGCCGAAAAAGGACTTGATGTGGTATTAACCTACAACAGCCAGCAGCAAGATGCTTTAGCCGTGGTAGCACAAATAGAATCAACCGGCCGCAAAGCAGCAGCGCTTCAGCTTAACGTAAGCGATACAAAAAGCTTTGTCACCTTTACAGAACAACTTCAGCAGGTGTTGCAAAATACTTTCAATACCAACCGCATCGACTTTTTAATAAACAATGCCGGTACCGCGTTATATGTACCTATTGCGGAAATGACCGAAGAGGCTTTTGACGAGGTGATGAACGTGCATTACAAAGGTGTTTACTTTCTTACACAAAAGTTATTGCCTGTACTTAACGATGGCGGTGGCATCATAAATATTTCCAGCGGCCTTACCAGGGTAAGCGCACCGGGATCGTCAGCCTATGCCAGCATGAAAGGCGCTATAGAAGTGTTTACCCGTTACCTCGCTAAAGAGCTTGGAGCACGTGGTATAAGAGCTAACGCGGTAGCCCCGGGCGCTGTAATGACCGACTTTGGCGGCGGCCACCTGCGCGGCAACGAGCAGCTTAAACAGTACATCAGCAGCGTTACGGCTTTAGGACGGCTGGGCGTTGCAGAAGACATTGGCGGCGTTGTAGCTTTCTTGTGTACCGAAGATGCCCGCTGGGTAAATGCTCAGCGCATTGAAGCATCCGGTGGCATGCAGGTGTAA
- a CDS encoding Crp/Fnr family transcriptional regulator, producing MPDLENINFPANVFGQLGPADIANLLRITRTRKLAAGEVYIEAGSDSQKLAFINSGLIRVYHLKPNGDDLTLMLRWENQFIASVDGVIYQRPNRFIYQAMEDTELLEMDYYKAEKIIGESLSLSSTKHSVLLHMLGEAMERVESFVLLTAEERYLKLIEEQPTLYNRVPDKYLATLLGITPVSLSRIRKRIAQHPK from the coding sequence ATGCCTGATCTTGAAAACATAAATTTTCCTGCTAACGTCTTTGGGCAACTTGGCCCTGCTGACATCGCCAACCTCCTTCGAATAACCCGCACCCGTAAGCTTGCTGCGGGGGAGGTATATATTGAGGCCGGGTCCGACTCGCAGAAGCTTGCCTTTATCAACAGCGGCCTCATTCGTGTATATCATTTAAAACCAAACGGCGATGACCTGACGCTGATGCTAAGATGGGAGAACCAGTTCATCGCATCGGTAGACGGGGTTATTTACCAGCGCCCAAACCGGTTCATCTACCAGGCGATGGAAGACACCGAGTTGCTGGAAATGGATTATTATAAGGCCGAGAAGATAATAGGGGAGAGTTTATCGTTATCGTCCACTAAGCATTCGGTGCTGCTGCACATGCTTGGCGAAGCTATGGAACGCGTGGAAAGTTTTGTGCTGCTCACCGCTGAAGAAAGATACCTTAAGCTAATTGAAGAGCAGCCTACGCTATACAACAGAGTCCCCGATAAATACCTGGCTACGTTGCTGGGTATTACACCGGTTTCGCTTAGCCGTATCCGTAAACGCATAGCTCAACACCCTAAATAG
- a CDS encoding helix-turn-helix domain-containing protein: protein MPPHTSIDQFYKESSAQLPEGISKDIGHFNVFETEKLFDKATGNRVMPYTRRAYYKISWIRGKSTAEYADKVIDIEENALLFATPKIPYHWVPANGNQTGMFCIFTPDFLAERKSGALLDDLPIFQPGQLPVFQLSDEEVKEIEYIFRKMHKELQADYKFKYDLLRNLVLELIHYGQKLQPMSAVSTSQDASQRISSLFVELLERQFPLESAHQRLSLRSPKDYADRLAIHVNHLNKVLKEAMGSTTTQIISNRVMQEAKILLKQTNWSVAEIAYTLGFDDVAHFSNYFKKQGGTAPLAFRS, encoded by the coding sequence ATGCCACCCCATACCAGCATAGACCAGTTTTACAAGGAAAGCTCGGCACAACTGCCTGAAGGCATTAGTAAGGACATAGGGCATTTTAATGTGTTTGAGACCGAGAAGCTTTTTGATAAAGCAACTGGCAACCGGGTTATGCCTTACACGCGACGAGCATATTACAAGATAAGCTGGATACGTGGTAAGAGTACTGCAGAGTACGCCGATAAGGTAATTGACATTGAAGAGAATGCATTGCTTTTTGCCACACCCAAGATCCCCTACCATTGGGTGCCAGCAAATGGCAACCAAACGGGCATGTTCTGCATCTTCACTCCCGACTTCCTGGCCGAGCGTAAATCCGGCGCTTTGCTTGACGATCTTCCAATTTTTCAACCGGGGCAGTTGCCGGTGTTCCAGCTATCTGACGAGGAGGTTAAAGAAATTGAGTACATCTTCCGTAAGATGCATAAAGAACTGCAGGCAGATTATAAGTTCAAGTACGATCTACTGCGCAACCTGGTCCTCGAGCTGATCCACTACGGCCAAAAGCTACAGCCCATGTCTGCCGTGAGCACATCGCAGGATGCGTCGCAACGAATATCATCCTTGTTTGTAGAACTATTGGAAAGGCAATTCCCGCTGGAGTCGGCACATCAACGGCTTAGCTTGCGGTCGCCAAAGGACTATGCCGACAGGCTGGCCATACATGTTAATCACCTGAACAAGGTTTTAAAAGAAGCTATGGGTAGTACCACCACCCAGATCATTAGCAACCGTGTAATGCAGGAGGCAAAAATACTGCTGAAGCAAACCAACTGGAGCGTAGCGGAAATAGCTTACACCCTGGGCTTTGATGATGTGGCGCATTTCTCCAACTACTTCAAAAAGCAGGGAGGCACCGCACCGCTGGCATTCCGGTCGTAA